The following proteins come from a genomic window of Phnomibacter ginsenosidimutans:
- a CDS encoding DUF47 domain-containing protein has translation MGLNSVLKFFLPKDRVFFDLFENVADNLEIMGKKLKEIVAETDYDKRAALIKQVEDLEHKNDEVTHRIFTELGRNFITPFDREDIHYLASALDDIADYIYASAKKINFYRVNPNDIGISKFADLIEQGCIQVQTAVKELRNMKNVRSITDALVRVNSIENQADDVFDLSIERLFATEPDAKEVIKKREIYQVLELVTDKFEDAGNVIESIIIKYA, from the coding sequence ATGGGTCTCAATTCTGTACTCAAATTTTTTCTGCCCAAAGACCGGGTATTCTTCGATTTGTTTGAAAACGTAGCCGACAACCTCGAAATAATGGGGAAGAAGCTCAAAGAAATTGTAGCTGAAACTGACTACGACAAACGTGCAGCCCTCATTAAGCAAGTAGAAGACCTGGAGCACAAAAATGATGAAGTGACCCACCGCATTTTTACCGAACTCGGCCGCAACTTCATTACACCGTTCGACCGCGAAGACATTCACTATCTGGCCTCTGCCCTCGACGATATTGCAGATTACATCTACGCTTCTGCCAAAAAAATCAACTTCTACCGGGTTAACCCCAACGATATTGGCATTTCCAAATTTGCCGACCTCATTGAGCAAGGTTGTATACAAGTACAAACAGCGGTAAAAGAACTGCGCAACATGAAAAATGTACGCAGCATTACCGATGCACTGGTGCGGGTAAACAGCATCGAAAACCAGGCCGACGATGTGTTTGACCTGAGCATTGAACGCCTGTTTGCTACAGAGCCAGATGCCAAAGAAGTGATTAAGAAGCGGGAAATTTATCAGGTGCTGGAACTGGTGACCGATAAGTTTGAAGACGCCGGCAATGTGATTGAATCCATCATCATTAAATACGCCTAA
- a CDS encoding glycoside hydrolase family 28 protein encodes MQIKNVKLHNAGFWTTHLYQCNNVLIENCDIRSPFAPVKAPSTDGIDIDVCKNVTVRKCYISVNDDAVCVKGGKGPDAHLRSENGVVENVLIEDCVFGESHGTLTFGSESIHARNIVMRNCVMEHNTSILRLKMRPDTYQIYENVRIENITGKCGTIISMAPWTQFFDMGGSTAKPYAQVRNIVFSNIEVQCASLGTMEGNPMDTVTAVQFNNVKATAKAPVLKTPYKAGIAVNNVLVNGQPFEWK; translated from the coding sequence GTGCAGATAAAAAATGTGAAACTGCACAATGCAGGCTTTTGGACCACGCACTTATATCAGTGCAACAATGTATTGATTGAAAACTGTGATATCCGTTCGCCATTTGCACCGGTGAAGGCACCCAGCACCGATGGTATTGATATTGATGTGTGTAAAAACGTGACTGTTCGCAAATGCTATATTTCGGTAAATGATGATGCGGTGTGTGTAAAAGGCGGGAAAGGGCCCGATGCACATTTGCGCAGCGAAAACGGTGTGGTAGAAAATGTGCTGATTGAAGATTGTGTGTTTGGCGAATCGCATGGCACACTTACGTTTGGCAGCGAAAGCATTCATGCCCGCAACATTGTAATGCGCAATTGTGTGATGGAACACAACACGTCCATCCTGCGGTTGAAAATGCGCCCCGATACGTATCAGATTTATGAAAACGTACGCATCGAAAACATCACGGGCAAATGTGGTACTATTATTAGCATGGCACCTTGGACGCAGTTTTTTGATATGGGTGGCAGCACTGCCAAACCCTATGCACAAGTTCGCAATATCGTTTTCAGCAACATAGAAGTACAGTGTGCAAGCCTCGGCACCATGGAAGGAAATCCCATGGATACCGTAACTGCAGTGCAGTTCAACAATGTGAAAGCTACCGCCAAAGCTCCGGTGTTGAAAACGCCTTACAAAGCAGGCATAGCAGTGAACAATGTGTTGGTAAACGGACAGCCGTTTGAATGGAAGTGA
- a CDS encoding alpha-L-rhamnosidase: MKKLLFLLCLQTIAIYTLAQLNVQQLRTENLTNPLGMDVPQPMLSWQLSSTEKQVLQTAYEIRVGNTAAVAKGKVQWSSGKIHSEQSAGVLYNGPALQSGKKYYWQVRVWNNKGQVSPWSELAFWQMGLLQPNDWKAQWIEPGYTEDLHFAAPLLRKEFSSNKKIQSATAFITAHGLYEAQINGRRVGDAFLTPGWTSYNKRLQYQVYDVTTLLLQGVNAVAVTLGDGWYRGNFAFDHRRNIYGKDIALLFQLQIVYSDGSTTTIASDGSWKSATGAIRANGIYQGEIIDARLEKNGWTTAGYNDTAWTPVKTANHSKDILVATYNEPIKQHETFAPVKILTTPKGEQVIDFGQNLVGWVKVKLRGKAGDTVRIAHAEVLDKHGNFYTENLRGAKAQAVYVLKGNGEEIFEPHFTFFGFRYIKVEGAAAALQPQDFTAVALYSDMPKTGSFTSSNALINQLQHNIEWGLRGNFVDVPTDCPQRDERMGWTGDAQAFFRTATFLRGVNNFFGKWLKDLAADQINTGSVPHVIPNVLGDNGWAAGGSAGWSDAATIIPWEMYVVYGDKRILATQYNSMKAWVNYMQSKSRNDLWNSGDHFGDWLFYTMADDNDGKAAITNKYLIAQCFYAYSTQLLINAATVLNKPEDVATYTALLQRIKTAFLNEYTTPNGATMSNTQTSYVLALHFDMFPEHLRQQAAERLVNNIKQYGNHLTTGFLGTPYLCHVLSRFGYSDVAYTLLLQQTYPSWLYPVTKGATTIWERWDGIRTNGDFQAITMNSFNHYAYGAIGDWLYRVMVGIDNVPGTVGYKNIRIQPHIGKDFTQASASYQTPYGLCSAGWNIAQQQLTLTADIPANTTAVIYVPVQGDATVLENGQPLSSLAYLQVLGKENGYLKVQAGSGKYRFTTTFVHQ; this comes from the coding sequence ATGAAAAAGTTGCTCTTTTTGCTTTGCCTGCAAACCATTGCCATATACACTTTGGCACAATTGAATGTACAGCAGCTGCGTACAGAAAATCTGACCAATCCGCTGGGCATGGATGTGCCACAACCCATGCTGAGCTGGCAACTGAGCAGCACCGAAAAACAAGTGTTGCAAACTGCGTATGAAATTCGGGTGGGCAACACTGCTGCTGTAGCCAAAGGCAAAGTGCAATGGAGCAGCGGTAAAATACATTCGGAACAGTCTGCCGGCGTGTTGTATAACGGACCTGCATTGCAGTCGGGCAAAAAATATTACTGGCAGGTACGGGTGTGGAACAACAAAGGCCAGGTGTCGCCATGGAGTGAATTGGCTTTTTGGCAAATGGGATTGCTGCAACCTAATGACTGGAAAGCCCAATGGATTGAGCCCGGCTACACAGAAGATCTGCATTTTGCAGCGCCACTGCTGCGCAAAGAATTTAGCAGCAACAAGAAAATTCAATCGGCCACTGCATTCATCACTGCACATGGTTTGTACGAAGCACAAATCAATGGGCGTAGGGTGGGCGATGCCTTTCTTACACCCGGCTGGACCAGCTACAACAAGCGGTTGCAATATCAGGTGTATGATGTAACGACGCTCTTGCTGCAAGGTGTCAATGCTGTAGCTGTTACTTTGGGCGATGGTTGGTACCGCGGCAATTTTGCATTTGACCATCGCAGAAATATTTATGGCAAAGACATTGCGCTGTTATTTCAATTACAGATTGTGTACAGCGATGGCAGCACTACCACTATTGCATCAGACGGCAGCTGGAAATCGGCCACTGGCGCCATACGTGCCAATGGTATTTATCAGGGAGAAATCATTGATGCCCGATTGGAAAAAAATGGTTGGACAACAGCCGGCTACAACGATACAGCATGGACACCGGTAAAAACGGCCAACCACTCAAAAGACATATTGGTAGCCACGTACAACGAGCCCATCAAACAACACGAAACCTTTGCGCCGGTAAAAATACTGACCACGCCAAAGGGCGAACAAGTGATTGATTTTGGACAAAACTTAGTGGGCTGGGTGAAAGTAAAACTCAGGGGAAAAGCAGGAGATACGGTACGCATTGCTCATGCAGAAGTGCTGGATAAGCATGGCAATTTTTACACAGAAAATTTACGCGGTGCCAAAGCACAAGCTGTGTATGTACTCAAAGGAAATGGCGAAGAAATATTTGAACCGCATTTTACATTTTTCGGATTCCGGTATATCAAAGTAGAAGGCGCTGCAGCAGCCTTGCAGCCGCAAGATTTTACAGCCGTGGCCTTGTATTCGGATATGCCTAAAACGGGTAGTTTCACTTCTTCCAACGCACTCATTAACCAACTGCAGCACAACATTGAATGGGGGCTGCGGGGCAATTTTGTAGACGTGCCCACTGATTGTCCGCAGCGGGACGAACGCATGGGCTGGACGGGTGATGCACAAGCGTTTTTTAGGACAGCAACCTTCTTGCGGGGTGTCAATAATTTCTTTGGTAAATGGCTGAAAGATTTGGCTGCCGATCAAATCAACACGGGCAGTGTACCCCATGTTATTCCCAATGTATTGGGCGACAATGGCTGGGCTGCCGGCGGCAGTGCCGGCTGGTCAGATGCGGCTACCATTATACCTTGGGAAATGTATGTGGTGTATGGCGATAAACGCATTTTGGCCACCCAATACAACAGTATGAAAGCATGGGTAAACTACATGCAATCCAAAAGCCGCAACGACCTTTGGAACAGTGGCGATCATTTTGGCGATTGGCTGTTTTATACCATGGCCGACGACAACGATGGCAAAGCGGCTATCACCAATAAATATCTGATTGCCCAGTGTTTTTATGCGTACTCTACACAGTTGCTCATCAATGCAGCAACCGTATTGAACAAGCCAGAAGACGTAGCCACGTACACTGCATTGCTGCAGCGCATTAAAACGGCATTTCTCAACGAGTACACTACGCCCAATGGTGCTACCATGAGCAATACGCAAACCTCTTATGTACTGGCATTGCATTTCGATATGTTTCCAGAGCATTTGCGGCAGCAGGCAGCCGAACGTTTGGTAAACAACATCAAACAATACGGCAATCATTTAACCACCGGCTTTTTAGGCACTCCTTATTTGTGCCATGTGCTCAGCCGCTTTGGCTATTCCGATGTGGCCTATACATTGTTGTTGCAGCAAACCTATCCATCGTGGTTGTATCCTGTAACCAAAGGGGCCACCACCATTTGGGAACGCTGGGACGGCATTCGTACCAACGGCGATTTTCAGGCCATTACCATGAACTCTTTTAACCACTATGCTTATGGTGCCATTGGCGATTGGCTCTATCGGGTAATGGTGGGCATCGACAATGTGCCGGGTACAGTGGGTTACAAAAACATCCGTATTCAACCGCATATCGGCAAAGATTTTACGCAGGCTTCGGCCAGCTACCAAACGCCCTATGGCCTGTGTAGTGCCGGCTGGAACATTGCACAACAGCAACTGACACTCACCGCCGATATACCTGCCAATACAACCGCTGTTATTTATGTGCCGGTACAAGGCGATGCTACCGTGTTGGAAAATGGCCAACCGCTGAGTAGCCTGGCCTACCTGCAAGTATTGGGCAAGGAAAACGGCTACCTGAAAGTGCAGGCAGGCTCGGGTAAGTACCGGTTTACAACAACATTTGTACATCAATAA
- a CDS encoding DUF7149 domain-containing protein, translated as MQLQILKPRQSLNKAFLKVKPSRSAIEQFKVNLITLLDSANETESEEFHKNLLSRFLHDTYYAPQHFINTKGRNDQVIHNGAQAGSTVGVIIEAKKPTNKAEMLSAQKINTKAFQELVLYYLRERITHHNLEIKHLVATNLYEWYIFDATQFDRLFAQHKTLVQQFTDFEQGRLADTRTDFFYKQIAEPFIAQLHTQIDCTYIQLQDYQKTLRNSSKADDNALIALYKILSPEHLLKLPFANDSNSLDKRFYAELLHIIGLTETKEGSKKLIGRHAPGQRHSGTLLEDAIIQLDSLDKLNQLPKPGLYGNSTEERLFAVALELCITWINRILFLKLLEAQLISYHKGDTRYAFLQHSHIRSYDDLNSLFFQVLARRHADRNADVQAAFAQVPYLNSSLFEPTDTEQATLFISNLKDDKSIPLHPQTVLKDAQAKKRSGQLNTLQYLFEFLNAYDFSSEGSEDIQEDNKTLINASVLGLIFEKINGYKDGSFFTPGFITMYMCRQTIRKAVLQKFNEVKQWQCQSLDELYNHIEDTAEANRIVNSLKICDPAVGSGHFLVSALNEMIAIKNDLKILQDRQGKRLKEYQIEVVNDELIVTDDNGELYEYNPNSKESQRVQEALFHEKQTIIENCLFGVDINANSVKICRLRLWIELLKNAYYKNATELETLPNIDINIKCGNSLVSRFGIDADLKLALSKTKINISDYKNAVIQYKHATNKEEKRHLHLLIEKIKSDFISHVSREGKLYNELSRLKQEYSLHYEGKLFNQKLTRLQEHIKQKKEGRIKKLQEQVDNTKNNSIFENAFEWRFEFPEVLNDDGDYVGFDTIIANPPYLKVQDLEHKLIDWYKQNKRLANKRIDISVLFFELAHNILKPNGNVSFISSNQFLVTEYGRNLRETLLKDFSLNSIVDFGDLPIFEDALTYVSIFNVTKTNSSNFRYIKIHSIRNFTNEILSKGIEIDISKLSSDNWVLSTNENKILLEKLNTHASLSSIGKCSYGIVSGADNIFIVDENVIRKENLERELLLPLIRANNCKRYHYANFDLHIIYPYKLENGFTILLPEEELRNYYPKTYQYLFSKKKALEERKDSRTTFADSNKWYSLTRFGQLEIFGKEKIVFPGEQKITKFSIDRNKSGYSGARVFAITLTDPEVDLKYLLGILNSKLIAFIIKSTFPIKAGGYFSMSSTFVDKLPIMKPSMSVQEQIANLISEILKQERSSNEQMILEKEVDKLIYQLYELTEEEIQIIENA; from the coding sequence TCGCTCAACAAGGCCTTTCTGAAAGTAAAACCCAGCCGCTCGGCTATTGAGCAGTTCAAGGTTAACCTCATTACCCTGCTCGATAGTGCCAACGAAACGGAAAGCGAAGAGTTTCACAAGAACCTGCTGAGCCGTTTTTTGCATGATACTTACTACGCCCCGCAGCATTTCATCAATACCAAGGGGCGAAACGATCAGGTGATTCACAACGGAGCACAGGCCGGCAGCACGGTGGGCGTTATCATTGAGGCCAAAAAGCCCACCAACAAGGCCGAAATGCTGTCGGCACAAAAAATAAATACCAAGGCTTTTCAGGAGCTGGTACTTTACTACCTGCGGGAACGCATTACCCACCACAACCTCGAAATAAAACACCTGGTAGCCACCAACCTGTACGAGTGGTACATTTTTGATGCCACCCAGTTTGACCGACTGTTTGCCCAACACAAAACACTGGTGCAGCAGTTTACCGATTTTGAACAGGGCAGGCTTGCCGATACCCGTACCGATTTTTTTTACAAGCAGATAGCCGAACCTTTTATAGCGCAGCTACACACACAGATAGACTGCACTTACATTCAGCTACAAGACTATCAGAAAACCCTGCGCAACAGCAGCAAAGCCGACGACAATGCCCTGATAGCCCTTTATAAAATACTCTCCCCAGAGCACCTGCTGAAGCTACCCTTTGCCAACGATAGCAACAGCCTCGACAAACGGTTTTATGCCGAACTACTGCACATTATTGGCCTGACCGAAACCAAAGAAGGCAGTAAAAAACTGATAGGCCGACACGCACCCGGCCAGCGCCATAGCGGTACCCTGCTCGAAGATGCCATTATACAACTGGACAGCCTCGATAAACTAAACCAACTGCCCAAACCCGGCCTGTATGGCAACAGTACCGAAGAACGCCTCTTTGCAGTAGCTCTCGAACTCTGCATTACCTGGATCAACCGCATCTTGTTTTTAAAACTGCTCGAAGCGCAGCTTATCAGCTACCACAAAGGCGATACCCGCTATGCTTTTTTGCAGCACTCCCATATCCGCAGCTACGACGACCTCAACAGTTTGTTTTTTCAGGTGCTGGCCCGCCGACATGCCGACAGAAACGCCGATGTGCAAGCGGCCTTCGCCCAAGTGCCCTACCTCAATTCATCGCTGTTTGAACCTACCGATACCGAACAGGCCACCCTCTTTATCAGCAACCTGAAAGATGATAAAAGCATACCCCTGCACCCTCAAACCGTGCTAAAAGATGCACAGGCCAAAAAGCGCAGCGGACAGCTCAATACCCTGCAGTACCTGTTTGAATTTTTAAACGCCTACGACTTTAGCAGCGAGGGCTCCGAAGACATTCAGGAAGACAACAAAACCCTCATCAATGCATCTGTGCTGGGCCTCATTTTCGAAAAAATAAATGGTTACAAAGACGGTTCCTTTTTTACCCCCGGCTTTATTACCATGTACATGTGCCGCCAAACCATTCGAAAGGCCGTGCTGCAAAAGTTTAACGAGGTAAAACAATGGCAATGCCAATCGCTGGATGAACTATACAACCATATAGAAGACACGGCCGAAGCCAACCGCATTGTAAACAGCCTGAAAATATGCGACCCCGCCGTAGGCTCGGGTCACTTTTTGGTATCGGCACTCAACGAAATGATTGCCATTAAAAACGACCTGAAAATACTGCAAGACCGCCAAGGCAAACGCCTGAAAGAATACCAGATAGAAGTAGTAAACGATGAACTGATAGTAACCGACGACAATGGTGAGCTGTATGAGTACAACCCCAACAGCAAAGAAAGCCAGCGGGTACAGGAAGCCCTGTTTCACGAAAAGCAAACCATTATTGAAAACTGCCTGTTTGGGGTAGACATCAACGCCAACTCCGTAAAAATATGCCGGCTGCGCCTGTGGATAGAACTGCTAAAAAATGCCTATTACAAAAATGCCACTGAGCTGGAAACCCTGCCCAATATCGACATCAACATAAAATGCGGCAACAGCCTGGTGAGCCGCTTTGGGATAGATGCCGATTTAAAACTGGCACTGAGCAAAACCAAAATAAATATTTCCGATTACAAGAACGCTGTAATTCAATACAAACATGCAACCAACAAAGAGGAGAAAAGACACCTCCACCTATTGATTGAAAAAATTAAAAGTGATTTTATTTCTCACGTCAGCAGAGAAGGTAAATTGTACAATGAGCTTTCAAGGCTAAAGCAGGAATATTCTCTACATTATGAAGGAAAACTTTTCAATCAAAAGCTAACCAGATTACAGGAACATATAAAACAAAAAAAAGAAGGCAGAATAAAAAAGCTTCAAGAGCAAGTCGACAACACCAAAAACAATAGCATTTTTGAAAATGCATTTGAATGGCGTTTTGAATTTCCTGAAGTGCTCAACGATGATGGCGACTATGTAGGCTTTGATACAATTATTGCAAATCCACCTTATTTAAAAGTACAAGACCTTGAACATAAGTTAATCGACTGGTACAAACAAAACAAACGTCTTGCCAATAAGAGAATTGATATCTCTGTTCTATTCTTTGAGCTTGCACATAATATCTTAAAACCAAATGGGAATGTAAGTTTCATTTCTTCAAATCAATTCTTAGTGACTGAATATGGCAGAAACTTGAGAGAAACCTTATTAAAAGACTTTTCTCTTAACTCGATAGTAGACTTCGGCGATTTGCCAATATTTGAAGACGCCCTTACTTATGTAAGCATATTTAATGTCACAAAGACAAATTCTTCGAATTTCAGATACATAAAGATTCATAGTATCAGAAATTTTACAAATGAAATTTTATCTAAAGGGATTGAAATTGATATTTCAAAACTTTCAAGCGATAATTGGGTTTTATCTACAAATGAGAATAAAATTCTTCTTGAAAAATTAAATACTCATGCATCATTATCTTCAATCGGGAAATGCAGTTATGGAATTGTAAGTGGCGCAGACAATATTTTCATAGTAGATGAGAATGTAATTCGTAAAGAAAACTTAGAAAGAGAATTATTGCTTCCGTTAATTCGAGCAAACAATTGCAAGAGATACCATTATGCAAATTTTGATTTACATATTATCTATCCTTACAAATTAGAGAATGGATTTACAATTCTCTTGCCCGAAGAGGAGCTTCGAAACTACTACCCGAAAACATACCAATATCTTTTTTCAAAAAAGAAAGCACTCGAAGAAAGAAAGGATTCAAGAACAACATTTGCCGATTCAAACAAATGGTATTCCTTAACAAGATTTGGACAACTTGAAATATTTGGAAAAGAAAAAATCGTTTTTCCGGGTGAACAAAAAATAACGAAGTTTTCAATTGATAGAAACAAATCAGGTTATAGTGGAGCAAGAGTTTTCGCAATTACACTAACTGATCCAGAGGTTGACTTAAAATACCTTTTAGGAATACTTAATTCAAAACTTATCGCATTTATAATTAAATCTACATTCCCGATTAAAGCTGGCGGATATTTTTCTATGTCTTCAACTTTTGTTGACAAATTGCCTATAATGAAGCCTTCAATGAGTGTACAGGAGCAAATAGCTAATTTGATTTCAGAAATTCTTAAACAAGAAAGAAGCAGCAATGAACAAATGATTTTAGAAAAAGAGGTAGATAAACTAATATATCAGCTTTACGAATTAACCGAAGAAGAAATTCAAATAATTGAGAACGCATAA